Proteins co-encoded in one Pseudorhizobium banfieldiae genomic window:
- a CDS encoding IS3 family transposase (programmed frameshift): protein MTSKTTNKFSPEVRARAVRMVTEHEAEYSSRWAAVSSISAKIGCSAHTLHEWVKKAEVNSGKRAGLPSDVAQKMKALERENRELRQANEILRKASAYFCPGGARPPTEAMICFIDEHRSVLGVEPICRLLPIAPSTYYEVLAKRTDVDRLSARARSDMAMKIEIRRVFNENFQVYGVRKVWRQLQREGYDIARCTVARLMRVMGLQGVIRGKPVKTTVTDKSAPCPLDRVNRQFFAPAPNMLWLSDFTYVATWQGFVYVAFVIDAFARRIVGWRASRTAHAGFVLDALDQALHDRRPVKRGGLVHHSDRGSQYVSIRYSERLAEAGIEPSVGSVGDSYDNALAETINGLYKAEVIHRRGPWRNFEAVEFATLEWVDWFNHRRLLQPIGNIPPAEAEERYYAMLDAPAMAA from the exons ATGACAAGCAAAACGACGAACAAATTTTCTCCTGAAGTCCGCGCCCGCGCCGTTCGGATGGTGACGGAACATGAAGCCGAATACTCATCGCGCTGGGCGGCGGTATCATCGATATCGGCCAAGATCGGCTGCTCGGCGCATACCCTCCATGAATGGGTGAAGAAGGCCGAGGTCAACAGCGGCAAGCGTGCAGGTTTGCCGAGTGACGTAGCGCAGAAGATGAAGGCTCTGGAGCGGGAGAACCGCGAACTTCGTCAGGCGAATGAGATTCTACGGAAAGCCTCGGCGTATT TTTGCCCGGGCGGAGCTCGACCGCCCACTGAAGCGATGATTTGCTTCATCGACGAACACCGCTCGGTGCTCGGGGTCGAGCCTATCTGCAGACTGCTGCCGATTGCCCCGTCCACCTATTATGAGGTCCTCGCCAAGCGCACGGACGTGGATCGCTTGTCGGCCCGTGCCCGGAGCGACATGGCCATGAAGATCGAGATACGCCGGGTGTTTAATGAGAATTTCCAGGTCTATGGCGTGCGGAAAGTCTGGCGGCAGTTGCAGCGAGAAGGTTACGACATCGCCCGCTGCACCGTCGCTCGGCTTATGAGAGTGATGGGGCTTCAAGGCGTCATTCGCGGCAAGCCAGTCAAAACCACCGTGACGGACAAGTCCGCTCCATGCCCGTTAGACCGGGTGAACCGACAGTTCTTCGCTCCAGCGCCGAACATGCTGTGGTTATCCGATTTCACCTATGTCGCGACCTGGCAGGGCTTCGTTTACGTGGCCTTTGTCATCGATGCCTTCGCCCGCCGCATCGTCGGCTGGCGGGCAAGCCGAACAGCCCATGCGGGCTTTGTGCTCGATGCCCTCGACCAGGCGCTTCATGATCGGCGGCCCGTCAAACGTGGCGGGCTGGTTCATCATTCCGACCGCGGCTCGCAATATGTGTCCATTCGCTATTCCGAACGGCTGGCGGAGGCAGGCATCGAGCCGTCTGTCGGAAGCGTTGGCGACAGTTACGACAATGCTCTCGCCGAAACGATCAACGGTCTTTACAAGGCCGAGGTCATTCATCGGCGAGGACCATGGCGCAACTTCGAAGCCGTGGAGTTCGCCACGCTCGAATGGGTCGACTGGTTCAACCACCGCCGTCTTCTGCAACCCATCGGGAATATTCCGCCAGCAGAGGCAGAAGAACGATACTACGCCATGCTGGACGCACCAGCTATGGCCGCATAA
- a CDS encoding helix-turn-helix domain-containing protein produces MNSENQWKIRVLRSSIAKPSIALRLQDKIAAMYQQGVRTKDIARKLGIGKSTVYRSLQTDRGK; encoded by the coding sequence ATGAACTCTGAAAATCAATGGAAAATCAGAGTTTTACGAAGTTCAATAGCGAAGCCCAGCATTGCGCTGCGACTTCAAGACAAGATCGCAGCCATGTATCAGCAGGGCGTCCGGACCAAAGACATTGCTCGTAAACTAGGGATCGGAAAGAGCACTGTTTATCGCTCTTTGCAGACCGATCGCGGAAAATAA
- a CDS encoding IS481 family transposase codes for MPWRETSVMEERLRFVARLLEGGGMSEVCRAFGISRKTGYKIFNRYKDDGLEALTDRSRRPVRYANQLPDTVEAMIVRLKKEKPYWGARKIRELLVKRLAGDVRIPAKSTVHAVLDRHGLVSQARKRNRANKAVGTQLSAAPGPNDLWCADFKGEFKLGNGQYCYPLTITDQLSRYLLCCEAFESTREQGVFEAFRRVFAERGLPAAIRSDNGLPFASPNGLYNLSKLSVWWLRLGIALERIRPGHPQENGRHERMHLTLKKEATRPPGRNILQQQMRFDGFVSEFNEERPHEALSMKVPAELYTTSPRLYQGLPDIDYPFHDRDAIVTNCGRLCIHRKKINISTVLAGQRLGLKEVDDGIWLVSFMHYDLGYIDLEQRTLQTIDNPFGTRLSPMS; via the coding sequence ATGCCGTGGAGAGAGACTTCGGTCATGGAGGAACGTCTACGATTTGTCGCCCGGCTGCTTGAGGGCGGAGGCATGAGCGAGGTGTGCCGAGCGTTCGGCATCTCGCGCAAGACCGGCTACAAGATCTTCAACCGCTACAAGGATGATGGCCTAGAAGCGCTGACCGATCGATCCCGACGGCCGGTGCGCTATGCCAACCAGTTGCCGGATACGGTTGAGGCGATGATTGTTCGCCTCAAGAAGGAGAAGCCTTACTGGGGTGCCAGGAAGATCAGGGAACTGCTCGTCAAACGGCTGGCCGGCGATGTGCGCATTCCGGCAAAGAGCACCGTACACGCCGTACTCGATCGTCATGGCCTTGTGAGCCAGGCCCGCAAGAGGAACCGGGCGAACAAGGCCGTCGGCACGCAGCTATCGGCAGCACCTGGTCCCAACGATCTCTGGTGCGCCGACTTCAAGGGCGAGTTCAAGCTGGGCAACGGCCAATACTGTTACCCCTTGACGATCACCGACCAGCTCTCGCGCTATCTTCTGTGTTGCGAGGCCTTCGAATCGACGCGCGAACAGGGTGTCTTCGAGGCCTTTCGGCGGGTTTTTGCCGAGCGGGGCCTACCGGCCGCGATCCGCTCCGACAACGGCCTGCCCTTCGCCAGTCCCAACGGGCTCTACAATCTGTCAAAGCTCTCGGTCTGGTGGCTCAGGCTCGGCATCGCCCTCGAGCGCATCCGTCCCGGCCACCCGCAGGAGAACGGCCGCCACGAGCGCATGCACCTGACGCTCAAGAAGGAAGCGACGAGGCCGCCGGGCCGCAATATCCTGCAGCAGCAGATGCGTTTCGACGGTTTCGTCAGCGAATTCAATGAAGAACGGCCGCATGAGGCGCTGTCTATGAAGGTACCGGCAGAGCTCTACACCACATCGCCCAGACTCTATCAGGGCCTGCCGGACATCGACTATCCCTTCCACGATCGCGACGCCATCGTCACCAACTGCGGGCGGCTTTGCATCCATCGCAAGAAGATCAATATCTCGACGGTGCTGGCCGGACAGAGGCTCGGGCTCAAGGAAGTCGACGACGGCATTTGGCTCGTCAGCTTCATGCACTATGATCTCGGATATATCGACCTGGAGCAGAGAACATTGCAAACCATCGACAACCCGTTCGGCACGAGGTTGTCACCCATGTCTTAG
- a CDS encoding sugar-binding transcriptional regulator, producing the protein MENQELMVRAAWLYHVEGLTQAQIGERMNLTRRRVNELLGEAMERGVVRISFNSSLAENVDLEAQLCRRFGLEHAVVAPTPSNPDYMHAIIGRAAGGFLDRLIQSRRPRSIGVGWGATLCETVHHMTGANEPEMRIRSLMGGLTRGSEINTFEIVHSFAKVLSAKCHYFAAPIYAGSEKAHTQIMAQPVFQEFLREATAVDVSFLSVGDVTGRSLQVRYGLPVQTGIGELVATGAVGDLLGRYLDAQGCPVDHPLNRQVISPDLDSYRAIPFRTIASGGHHKHAILLAVLNARLATAVVTDADSARFLLRD; encoded by the coding sequence GTGGAAAATCAGGAACTGATGGTGCGGGCGGCATGGCTCTACCACGTCGAGGGGCTTACCCAGGCGCAGATCGGCGAGCGCATGAACCTGACACGGCGGCGGGTGAATGAGCTTCTGGGCGAGGCGATGGAGAGAGGAGTCGTGCGCATCAGTTTCAACTCCTCGCTAGCCGAGAATGTCGATTTGGAGGCGCAGCTTTGCCGACGTTTCGGGTTGGAACATGCGGTCGTAGCACCGACGCCGTCAAATCCGGATTACATGCATGCCATCATCGGCCGGGCCGCTGGCGGCTTCCTCGATCGGCTGATCCAGAGCCGCAGGCCACGTTCGATCGGCGTGGGCTGGGGTGCCACGTTATGCGAGACGGTGCATCATATGACAGGAGCAAACGAGCCCGAGATGCGCATTCGCTCGCTGATGGGCGGCCTGACCCGCGGCTCAGAGATCAATACCTTCGAGATCGTCCACAGTTTCGCAAAGGTGCTGAGCGCCAAGTGTCACTATTTCGCCGCCCCGATCTATGCCGGCAGCGAGAAGGCACACACCCAGATCATGGCCCAGCCGGTTTTCCAGGAATTCCTGCGCGAGGCGACGGCCGTTGATGTTTCCTTCTTAAGCGTCGGTGACGTGACTGGGAGATCTCTCCAGGTTCGCTATGGTCTGCCGGTACAGACTGGCATTGGCGAACTCGTAGCCACCGGCGCCGTAGGCGATCTGCTGGGACGCTACCTCGATGCCCAAGGTTGCCCGGTCGATCACCCCCTGAACCGCCAGGTGATTTCGCCCGATCTCGATTCCTATCGCGCCATTCCTTTCCGCACCATCGCGTCGGGTGGCCACCATAAGCATGCAATCCTTCTTGCTGTGCTCAACGCACGGCTCGCAACTGCGGTCGTGACAGACGCGGATAGTGCTCGTTTCCTTTTGCGTGACTGA
- a CDS encoding HAD family hydrolase, protein MTVELLIFDCDGVLIDSEPVASAALWQALNDAGVSISRPEVHRRFTGYSEIDAHRICIEELGLAEPASVFAGLRNALYPEFARSLSPMTGMPALVRSLSVPKCVASNSGIERLQNSLGLLDLWHDFAPHIFSAEMVEAPKPAPDLFLHCAREFGIDPSRCLVIDDSAHGIIGAVAAGMRAIGFVDPADPRPDRPGVLAEAGAVTVATGAFELQKALEGFLPSAVSSQLGPTLAVPA, encoded by the coding sequence ATGACTGTAGAGCTTCTCATATTCGATTGCGACGGCGTTCTGATCGACAGTGAGCCGGTCGCAAGTGCCGCCTTGTGGCAGGCGCTCAACGATGCCGGCGTCTCAATTTCTCGGCCGGAGGTGCATCGTCGCTTCACCGGCTATTCCGAGATCGACGCGCACCGAATCTGTATCGAGGAACTGGGCCTGGCAGAACCCGCATCCGTCTTTGCCGGTCTTCGAAACGCTCTATATCCGGAGTTCGCGCGCTCGCTTTCTCCGATGACAGGCATGCCTGCTCTCGTCCGATCCTTGTCGGTTCCAAAATGCGTCGCTTCGAACAGCGGTATTGAGCGCCTGCAAAACAGCCTCGGCCTCCTCGATCTGTGGCACGACTTCGCACCGCATATCTTCAGTGCCGAAATGGTCGAGGCGCCGAAGCCCGCTCCGGATCTCTTCCTGCATTGTGCCCGTGAGTTTGGCATCGATCCGAGCCGCTGCCTCGTCATCGACGACAGCGCCCACGGCATTATCGGTGCCGTGGCGGCCGGCATGCGCGCAATCGGCTTCGTCGATCCCGCTGATCCGCGTCCGGACCGGCCAGGTGTATTGGCTGAGGCCGGGGCGGTCACAGTCGCGACAGGTGCCTTCGAACTCCAGAAAGCCCTCGAAGGGTTTCTCCCTTCCGCTGTGTCTTCGCAGCTCGGTCCGACGCTTGCGGTGCCGGCCTGA
- a CDS encoding ABC transporter substrate-binding protein — MLSINRRGALGLIGAATGSLILPRMTFAQGKRPSVTIAVQKITNNNTLCVWNEQSNVGERVFFPNLWEGLINRDWMGNQGPVAGLATKWKRIDDKTLELKLRQGVKFHNGDELTAEDVVFSFSKERVFGETEPKGGKTIFADDHKPTTAKELPASVPGIGRRLWPALAGVEAVDKYTVRFHNTTPDVTLEGRLYAYGSQIANRRAWDEAASYTEWARKPITTGPYMVAEYKPDVSLTLVAFDEYWGGRPPLEEIRFVEVPEVASRVNGLLSGEYDFACDLPPDQIASVQSASGFEVQGSTILNHRISVFNTQNPVLADPLVRRAMTHAIDRQAIVEALWGGQTVIPAGLQFDIFKTTDMFIDGWQVPEYNPQLAQDLLKQANYKGDAIPFRLLNNYYTNQTANGQIMVEMWKQVGLNVEIQMKENWAQIHDPEGVKGVRDWSASANINDPVTPMVTQFGPNGEMQQKKDWTNAEMNELSVVLETSTDRALRKKAYARMLEICEREDPAYQVLHQNAVFTGMKSSLKWKAAPAFAMDFRSNNWTM, encoded by the coding sequence ATGCTTTCCATTAACCGACGCGGCGCGCTCGGCCTTATCGGGGCCGCCACCGGCAGCCTTATCCTTCCGCGCATGACCTTCGCTCAGGGCAAGCGCCCCTCGGTGACCATAGCGGTGCAGAAGATCACCAACAACAATACGCTCTGCGTCTGGAACGAGCAGTCCAATGTTGGGGAGCGGGTCTTCTTCCCGAACCTTTGGGAGGGTTTGATCAACCGTGACTGGATGGGGAACCAAGGCCCCGTCGCCGGCCTTGCGACCAAATGGAAGCGCATCGATGACAAGACGCTCGAGTTGAAGCTGCGCCAGGGCGTCAAGTTCCACAATGGCGACGAGTTGACGGCCGAAGATGTCGTCTTCTCCTTCTCCAAGGAGCGCGTGTTTGGTGAGACTGAGCCGAAGGGCGGCAAGACGATTTTCGCCGATGACCACAAGCCGACGACCGCCAAGGAACTGCCCGCTTCCGTCCCCGGCATTGGTCGCCGTCTGTGGCCGGCGCTCGCCGGCGTCGAGGCTGTCGACAAATACACAGTCCGCTTCCACAACACGACGCCCGACGTCACGCTCGAAGGTCGTCTCTACGCCTATGGTAGCCAGATCGCCAACCGTCGCGCCTGGGACGAGGCTGCATCCTACACCGAGTGGGCGCGCAAGCCGATCACCACGGGCCCCTACATGGTCGCCGAATACAAGCCGGACGTCTCGCTGACGCTCGTCGCCTTCGATGAATACTGGGGCGGCCGCCCACCGCTCGAAGAAATCCGCTTTGTCGAGGTCCCGGAAGTCGCCTCGCGCGTCAACGGCCTGCTGTCGGGCGAATATGACTTCGCCTGCGACCTGCCGCCGGACCAGATCGCGTCCGTCCAGTCCGCATCGGGTTTCGAGGTTCAAGGCTCGACGATCCTCAACCATCGCATTTCCGTGTTCAATACGCAGAACCCCGTGCTTGCCGATCCGCTGGTGCGCCGCGCTATGACCCACGCGATTGATCGTCAGGCGATCGTCGAGGCGCTGTGGGGCGGTCAGACCGTCATTCCCGCCGGCCTGCAGTTCGACATCTTCAAGACGACGGATATGTTCATCGATGGCTGGCAGGTGCCGGAATACAATCCGCAACTCGCCCAAGACCTTTTGAAGCAGGCCAACTACAAGGGCGATGCGATCCCCTTCCGCCTGCTCAATAATTACTACACCAACCAGACCGCTAACGGCCAAATCATGGTCGAAATGTGGAAGCAGGTAGGCCTCAACGTCGAGATCCAGATGAAGGAGAACTGGGCGCAGATCCACGATCCGGAAGGCGTAAAGGGCGTGCGCGATTGGTCGGCCTCGGCAAATATCAATGATCCGGTGACGCCGATGGTCACCCAGTTCGGTCCGAACGGCGAGATGCAGCAGAAGAAGGACTGGACCAACGCCGAGATGAACGAGTTGTCGGTTGTGCTGGAGACTTCCACTGACCGGGCGCTGCGCAAGAAGGCCTATGCCCGCATGCTGGAAATCTGCGAGCGCGAAGACCCGGCCTACCAGGTCCTGCACCAGAATGCCGTCTTCACCGGTATGAAGTCCTCGCTCAAGTGGAAGGCAGCACCCGCCTTCGCCATGGACTTCCGCTCCAACAACTGGACGATGTGA
- a CDS encoding ABC transporter ATP-binding protein, translating into MSPNLVELRNLKVAFDGVQVLHGIHLDVKPGEALGLVGESGCGKSVTWLAALGLLPGKARVTGSVRVEGREVCGAPRQALENVRGGRIAMIFQDPSSSLNPVIRIGRQITEALTLHRGLRGETARAEALRVMDMVGIPDARRRFDLYPHEFSGGQCQRLMIAMALAGEPDLLIADEPTTALDATIQAQILDLLIQLRAETGMATVFISHDLGAVSQVCERVCVMYAGRIVEQGTIAQLFSEPRHPYTRGLFDAIPRLDGPRDRLIPIPGTVPNPKHLTAGCAFAPRCAHAAATCDFQRPALDLLDDGRHLACFNPVPFAKTVPVRQKMLEGV; encoded by the coding sequence ATGAGCCCCAATCTCGTGGAACTTCGCAATCTGAAGGTCGCCTTCGACGGCGTTCAGGTCCTGCACGGCATCCATCTCGACGTGAAACCCGGCGAGGCGCTGGGCCTGGTCGGGGAATCCGGCTGCGGCAAGTCGGTGACCTGGCTTGCGGCGCTCGGCCTGCTGCCGGGCAAGGCGCGTGTCACCGGTTCGGTCCGCGTCGAGGGGCGCGAGGTCTGCGGGGCGCCGCGCCAGGCGCTCGAGAACGTCCGCGGCGGGCGCATCGCGATGATCTTCCAGGACCCGTCGAGCTCGCTCAATCCGGTCATCCGCATCGGCCGGCAGATCACCGAGGCACTCACGCTTCATCGCGGCCTCCGAGGAGAAACTGCGAGGGCAGAGGCACTCCGGGTCATGGACATGGTCGGCATTCCAGATGCCCGCCGCCGCTTCGATCTTTATCCCCACGAGTTTTCCGGGGGCCAGTGCCAGCGGCTGATGATTGCCATGGCGCTCGCCGGCGAGCCCGACCTGCTGATTGCCGACGAGCCTACGACCGCGCTCGACGCCACCATCCAGGCGCAGATCCTCGACCTGCTCATCCAGCTCCGCGCCGAGACCGGGATGGCCACCGTCTTCATAAGCCACGACCTCGGCGCCGTTTCGCAGGTCTGCGAGCGGGTTTGCGTCATGTATGCCGGCCGCATCGTTGAGCAAGGCACGATCGCGCAGCTCTTCTCGGAGCCCCGGCACCCGTATACCCGCGGCCTCTTCGATGCGATTCCGCGCCTCGATGGTCCGCGCGACCGGTTGATCCCGATCCCGGGCACGGTGCCCAATCCGAAGCATCTGACCGCCGGCTGCGCCTTTGCGCCCCGCTGTGCCCATGCGGCGGCCACCTGCGATTTTCAACGGCCGGCTCTCGACCTGCTTGATGACGGGCGGCACCTGGCATGCTTCAATCCTGTGCCTTTCGCCAAGACTGTGCCTGTCCGCCAGAAAATGTTGGAGGGTGTCTAG
- a CDS encoding ABC transporter ATP-binding protein, which translates to MRRGLFGKVTPVRAVDGVSLKVLPGESLGIVGESGSGKSTLGRMLLGIDPAQAGTVTFEGEPMPAFGTVEWRALRAKMQLVYQDPLAALDRRLTIAAQIREPLDIHNVLASEERTARVEALMTAVGLRSDQADRYPHELSGGQRQRAVIARALAARPKLIVCDEPVSALDVSIQAQVVNMLRDLQEDNGIAMVFISHDLKVVRNIADRVAVMYLGRIVEEASSDVIFASPRHPYTQALVSSVPVPGQPLKGRMILQGEPPNPASRPSGCAFHPRCPLATALCRNVVPELRTLGDGRTAACHLVEGANAPIAA; encoded by the coding sequence ATGCGGCGGGGGCTCTTCGGTAAAGTCACCCCGGTGCGAGCCGTGGACGGCGTGTCGCTCAAGGTGCTGCCGGGCGAAAGCCTCGGCATCGTGGGCGAATCTGGGTCGGGCAAGTCGACGCTCGGCCGTATGCTGCTGGGTATCGATCCTGCGCAGGCCGGAACGGTGACCTTCGAGGGCGAGCCCATGCCAGCATTCGGCACCGTTGAATGGCGTGCGCTGCGGGCTAAGATGCAGCTTGTCTACCAAGACCCGCTGGCGGCGCTCGATCGGAGGCTCACGATCGCGGCCCAGATCCGCGAGCCGCTGGATATCCATAATGTTCTCGCCAGTGAAGAGCGGACGGCGCGCGTTGAGGCGCTGATGACCGCCGTTGGTCTTCGTTCAGACCAGGCGGACCGATATCCGCATGAACTGTCTGGCGGACAACGACAGAGAGCCGTGATCGCCCGGGCGCTTGCTGCCCGTCCCAAGCTGATCGTCTGCGACGAGCCGGTCTCTGCACTCGATGTCTCGATCCAGGCGCAGGTGGTCAACATGCTGCGTGACCTGCAGGAGGACAACGGCATCGCCATGGTCTTCATCAGCCACGACCTGAAGGTCGTGCGCAATATCGCCGACCGCGTCGCGGTCATGTATCTCGGACGGATTGTGGAGGAGGCGTCTTCCGATGTGATCTTCGCTTCGCCGCGTCATCCCTATACTCAGGCGCTCGTCTCCAGCGTGCCGGTTCCGGGGCAGCCGTTGAAAGGCCGGATGATCCTTCAAGGCGAGCCACCAAACCCCGCCAGCCGGCCCTCCGGCTGCGCCTTCCATCCTCGCTGTCCGCTGGCGACCGCGCTTTGCCGCAACGTAGTGCCAGAGCTTCGGACCCTTGGCGACGGGCGCACCGCTGCCTGTCACCTCGTTGAAGGCGCTAATGCGCCGATTGCCGCCTGA
- a CDS encoding ABC transporter permease, with protein sequence MIRFVLIRLLRAFVTILAVVTFAFIVLRMSGDPAQVMLGPDVPQEAVDAFRRAWGLDRPLWVQYFAYIHSIFTGDFGVSMRDKASALRLVLERIPATLQLTIPALLLKLFIGIPAGVYAALHRQSAIDRGVILLAILGFTIPSFVMGLLLVLIFSVSLGLLPSGGQDTWLHGLLPTITMSIGGIGILARFSRSAMIEVMGQPYIRTASAKGVKWSDVVWNHALPNAAVPIITIVGFMVGSLIAGAVVVESIFSWPGIGRLLVVSVSNRDLAVVQCILLMIAATMVISNLIVDLFYGWLDPRLRHQTAH encoded by the coding sequence GTGATTCGCTTCGTCCTCATCCGCCTGCTGCGTGCTTTCGTCACCATCCTCGCCGTGGTGACCTTCGCCTTCATCGTGCTGCGCATGTCGGGCGATCCGGCGCAGGTCATGCTTGGACCCGACGTGCCGCAGGAGGCAGTCGACGCCTTTCGCCGCGCCTGGGGTCTCGATCGGCCACTGTGGGTTCAGTACTTCGCCTACATCCACTCGATCTTCACCGGCGATTTCGGCGTGTCCATGCGGGACAAGGCCTCCGCCTTGCGGCTGGTACTGGAACGTATTCCGGCGACACTCCAGCTGACGATCCCGGCCCTGCTGCTGAAGCTCTTTATCGGCATTCCCGCCGGGGTCTATGCCGCACTTCACCGTCAGAGCGCGATCGACAGAGGCGTTATCCTTCTCGCTATCCTCGGCTTCACCATCCCGTCCTTTGTGATGGGCCTTCTGCTGGTGCTGATCTTCTCGGTAAGCCTCGGTCTGCTTCCCTCCGGTGGACAGGACACCTGGCTCCATGGCCTGCTTCCGACGATCACCATGAGCATCGGCGGCATCGGCATCCTAGCCCGGTTCTCGCGCAGCGCGATGATCGAGGTGATGGGTCAGCCCTATATCCGCACGGCGTCGGCGAAAGGCGTTAAGTGGTCGGACGTCGTGTGGAACCACGCCCTCCCCAATGCTGCAGTTCCGATCATCACCATTGTCGGCTTCATGGTCGGCTCACTGATTGCGGGGGCCGTCGTGGTGGAATCGATCTTTTCCTGGCCAGGCATCGGCCGACTGCTGGTGGTGTCCGTCAGCAACCGCGACCTCGCCGTCGTCCAGTGCATCCTCCTGATGATCGCCGCCACCATGGTGATATCGAACCTGATCGTCGACCTCTTCTATGGCTGGCTGGATCCTCGCCTCCGTCACCAGACCGCTCACTAG
- a CDS encoding ABC transporter permease, with amino-acid sequence MTTAEIGRPHAPATRRPGFVAALRRHVPLSIGLGVLWLAAMLLVAIFADYLRPYGITAMDLTNRLSAPGNPKHWLGTDELGRDVLARLIQSIRVSLVIAFSATIISAVFGTALGFAAAKFRGVVEHVVLVLADFQAALPFLIMSLAVLAFFGSSMVLIVCLMGFYGWERYARIARGLAISASAQGYASAVVQLGASPFRVYFRHILPNVASTLIVSMTLTFPEIILMESGLSFLGLGVQPPETSLGNMVGFGREYLTRAPWIMLAPAFVIMLTTLSISLVGDWLRDKLDPTVR; translated from the coding sequence ATGACCACTGCAGAGATTGGCCGCCCCCATGCTCCCGCGACCCGCCGGCCAGGCTTCGTCGCAGCGCTCCGTCGCCACGTGCCTTTGTCGATCGGACTAGGCGTCCTGTGGCTGGCAGCCATGCTGCTTGTCGCAATCTTCGCCGACTACCTTCGCCCCTATGGCATCACCGCCATGGACCTCACCAACCGGCTGTCAGCACCCGGCAATCCGAAGCATTGGCTCGGCACCGATGAGCTTGGGCGCGATGTGCTTGCCCGTCTGATCCAGTCCATCCGGGTTTCGCTGGTCATCGCCTTCAGCGCGACGATCATCTCGGCCGTCTTCGGAACGGCGCTCGGCTTCGCCGCAGCGAAGTTTCGCGGCGTCGTCGAGCATGTCGTGCTCGTCCTGGCAGATTTCCAGGCGGCGCTGCCTTTCCTCATCATGTCGCTCGCCGTGCTCGCCTTCTTCGGCTCTTCCATGGTGCTGATCGTCTGCCTGATGGGCTTCTACGGCTGGGAGCGCTACGCGCGCATCGCGCGGGGACTGGCCATCTCGGCAAGCGCGCAAGGTTATGCCTCCGCCGTTGTGCAACTGGGGGCCTCACCCTTCAGGGTCTATTTCCGCCATATCCTCCCGAATGTCGCCTCCACGCTGATCGTGTCGATGACGCTGACATTTCCCGAGATTATTTTGATGGAAAGCGGCCTGTCGTTCCTCGGCCTCGGCGTGCAGCCGCCGGAGACCAGCCTCGGCAACATGGTCGGCTTCGGCCGAGAATATCTGACGCGCGCGCCCTGGATCATGCTCGCCCCCGCCTTCGTCATCATGCTGACGACGCTGTCGATCTCGCTGGTCGGCGACTGGCTGCGGGACAAGCTCGACCCGACCGTTCGCTGA
- a CDS encoding glycerophosphodiester phosphodiesterase family protein — MTFITGHRGARNLWPENSLQGFRNVLALGVDAVEFDVHLTDAGELVVIHDATLERTAEGEGPVRALSSGARRATRLKGSDEIIPTLGDVLDVLGSAEGLPLHVEIKSDQNGAPYVGIVEKVVAELAVRGLDQRSYLTSFDVSVLEDCRRIAPGIKRLVSVNAAWAERQGGLGSFIDGVDGLVDIVAIHHELMDTEWELVSGCLPLERLCVWTLNDETLITKWLRRGIGHLTSDSPDLALNLRRALSSAA, encoded by the coding sequence ATGACCTTCATTACCGGCCATCGCGGCGCCCGCAATCTCTGGCCCGAAAACTCCCTCCAGGGCTTCCGCAACGTGCTGGCGCTGGGCGTCGACGCCGTCGAATTCGATGTTCATCTGACCGACGCCGGCGAACTCGTGGTCATCCACGATGCGACGCTGGAGCGCACCGCCGAAGGCGAAGGCCCCGTGCGCGCGCTTTCGTCCGGTGCCCGTCGTGCCACCCGGCTCAAGGGTAGTGACGAGATCATTCCCACGCTCGGCGACGTTCTTGATGTTCTTGGTTCGGCCGAAGGCCTGCCGCTGCATGTCGAGATCAAGAGCGACCAGAACGGCGCGCCGTACGTCGGCATCGTGGAGAAAGTTGTTGCCGAACTCGCGGTCCGCGGGCTCGATCAGCGCAGCTATCTCACCTCGTTCGACGTTTCCGTGCTGGAAGACTGCCGCCGCATCGCGCCCGGCATCAAGCGCCTCGTCTCGGTCAACGCCGCCTGGGCCGAAAGGCAGGGCGGCTTGGGGTCGTTCATCGACGGCGTCGACGGATTGGTCGACATCGTCGCCATCCATCACGAGCTGATGGATACCGAATGGGAGTTGGTTTCCGGTTGCCTGCCGCTCGAGCGTCTTTGCGTCTGGACGCTCAACGACGAGACGCTGATAACGAAGTGGCTTCGCCGCGGCATCGGGCATCTCACTTCCGACAGTCCCGACCTTGCACTCAATCTGCGTCGGGCCCTCTCTTCCGCCGCCTGA